A stretch of the Halomonas sp. CH40 genome encodes the following:
- a CDS encoding SLC13 family permease, translating into MTPWAVLVSIAVLLASLISGKVKPATAFVSLAGAYLVAGLVDTSVLLAQYTNPALATLLLLLLVSLALERSPLLDWLSSHLLKGSPRFATARLMGTTAVLSAFLNNTAVVAAFLGAISRQSRIAPSRLLIPLSYASILGGVTTLVGTSTNLVVNSFYLNANGSELGMFQFALVGLPVALITFGVLLWRAQKLPHHHPEDTDEKLSYFLAADLHANSPMVGKSIEDNGLRRLEGLYLLEIERNGRLISPVGPDELLQPDDTLVFTGETNKVQALQRFPGLTLFGHQADDVLATNLVEVVISHESELPGKTLQDVDFRSMFSAGVVGIRRGEKRLEGQLGKIPLRVGDCLLLAVSADFRQHRNLDRNFHLLSGSFKRPQLNRRESLLTLSGFMAVIGLATFNLLPLFHGLMLLLGGLLVGKVLSVTELRRRFPFELWLIIGSALAIAQALEASGAAALLTEGMQAMFSGYGIYAAFIGCYLLTLLLTETVTNNAAAALAFPVAWSTAQAFGADPLPFVMAVAYGASACFLIPFGYQTHLMVYSPGRYRISDFLKTGLPVSLVYSAAVLILTPLVFPF; encoded by the coding sequence ATGACGCCCTGGGCGGTTCTCGTTTCCATCGCTGTGCTGCTTGCCAGCCTGATCAGCGGAAAAGTCAAGCCAGCGACAGCCTTTGTCAGCCTGGCAGGCGCCTACCTGGTCGCTGGCCTGGTGGATACCTCCGTTCTGCTGGCCCAATACACCAATCCGGCGTTGGCAACGCTATTGCTCTTGTTGCTGGTATCGCTGGCCCTGGAACGTTCCCCGCTGCTTGACTGGCTCTCCAGCCACCTGCTCAAGGGCAGCCCACGCTTTGCAACGGCGCGCCTGATGGGCACCACAGCGGTGCTCTCTGCATTTCTGAATAACACGGCCGTGGTAGCGGCCTTTCTGGGGGCCATATCGCGCCAATCGCGTATCGCCCCTTCGCGTTTGCTGATTCCGCTGTCCTATGCCTCCATTCTCGGCGGCGTCACCACCCTGGTCGGTACTTCCACCAATCTGGTGGTCAATTCTTTCTATCTGAACGCCAACGGCAGCGAGCTGGGCATGTTCCAGTTTGCACTGGTCGGGCTGCCCGTGGCCCTGATCACCTTTGGTGTATTACTCTGGCGCGCTCAGAAACTGCCTCACCATCACCCTGAAGACACCGATGAAAAGCTCTCCTATTTTCTGGCCGCCGACCTGCATGCCAACTCCCCTATGGTGGGTAAAAGCATTGAGGACAACGGCCTACGCCGCCTGGAAGGGCTTTACCTACTGGAAATCGAGCGCAATGGCCGCCTGATCAGCCCAGTGGGGCCGGATGAACTGCTGCAACCCGACGACACCCTGGTGTTTACCGGCGAAACCAACAAGGTTCAGGCCCTGCAGCGCTTTCCCGGCCTGACTCTGTTTGGGCATCAGGCCGACGATGTGCTGGCCACCAACCTGGTGGAAGTGGTGATTTCCCATGAATCAGAACTGCCCGGCAAAACCCTGCAGGATGTGGATTTCCGCAGCATGTTCAGCGCAGGCGTGGTGGGCATCAGGCGGGGAGAAAAGCGTCTTGAAGGGCAGCTGGGCAAGATTCCACTGCGCGTGGGGGATTGCTTACTTCTAGCAGTCAGCGCCGACTTTCGCCAGCATCGCAATCTGGACCGCAACTTCCACCTGCTCAGCGGCAGTTTCAAACGCCCCCAACTCAATCGGCGTGAGAGCCTGCTGACGCTCAGCGGTTTTATGGCCGTGATCGGGCTTGCGACTTTCAACCTTTTACCGTTATTCCACGGCCTGATGCTGCTACTTGGCGGTTTACTGGTAGGCAAGGTGCTCAGCGTCACCGAATTGCGCCGCCGCTTTCCGTTTGAGCTATGGCTAATCATTGGCTCAGCACTGGCCATCGCCCAGGCGCTGGAAGCCTCAGGCGCTGCGGCCCTGCTCACGGAAGGCATGCAGGCCATGTTCAGCGGCTATGGGATCTATGCGGCCTTTATTGGCTGCTACCTCCTCACCCTGCTATTGACCGAAACCGTCACCAACAACGCCGCTGCAGCATTGGCGTTTCCCGTGGCCTGGAGTACCGCCCAAGCCTTCGGCGCCGACCCGCTACCCTTTGTCATGGCCGTTGCCTACGGTGCCAGCGCCTGCTTTCTGATTCCCTTTGGCTACCAGACCCACCTGATGGTCTACTCGCCGGGGCGCTACCGCATCAGCGACTTTCTAAAAACCGGTTTGCCCGTCAGCCTTGTCTACTCCGCCGCCGTGCTGATCCTGACCCCACTGGTGTTTCCGTTTTAG
- the glmS gene encoding glutamine--fructose-6-phosphate transaminase (isomerizing), protein MCGIVGAIGATECTPFLLQGLRTLEYRGYDSAGLAVLNNGLQRARAKGRVAELEARVAEQQLQGQVGIAHTRWATHGVPAEHNAHPHISAGLAVVHNGIIENYEALRTMLQTLGYEFTSDTDTETIAHLIRACLKGELEGAEPVADLFSAVQCAVAHLQGAFALAVISEDETDTLIVARQGSPLMLGVADDGHYAASDASALLSVTKRMMYLENGDVAKLTRDSIYLIDANGQPVEREVVTSSLSANAVELGEFNHYMQKEIFEQPQALGNTLEMISGAGKLEPGIFGAEAAEVFQQVDSVLIIACGTSSYAGMTAKYWIEQVAGLPCNVEIASEYRYRVSVANPRHLVVVISQSGETADTFAALEHAKAQGHTHTLAICNVPESAIVRETALRFITRAGPEIGVASTKAFTTQLSALFLLTLLLAKANQRLSEQDEKAYLDELRHLPVAVENVLALEPSIKAWAKHFANKHHALFLGRGRHYPIALEGALKLKEISYIHAEAYPAGELKHGPLALVDADMPVVVVAPNDELLEKLKANMQEVSARGGQLYVFADGGSQVTISDNIHVLQMPEHYGLLSPVLHVVALQLLSYHVALVKGTDVDKPRNLAKSVTVE, encoded by the coding sequence ATGTGCGGCATTGTCGGCGCGATCGGCGCAACGGAATGTACTCCCTTTTTGCTTCAGGGCCTGAGAACACTTGAATACCGTGGCTATGATTCTGCAGGGCTTGCGGTGCTTAACAACGGCTTGCAGCGTGCCCGAGCCAAGGGGCGTGTGGCTGAGCTTGAGGCGCGTGTAGCTGAGCAGCAGCTTCAGGGGCAGGTGGGTATTGCGCATACGCGCTGGGCCACCCATGGTGTGCCGGCAGAGCATAATGCGCATCCGCATATTTCTGCTGGCCTGGCGGTGGTGCATAACGGCATCATCGAAAATTACGAAGCGCTGCGCACCATGCTGCAAACGCTGGGGTATGAATTTACCTCTGATACGGATACTGAAACCATCGCGCACCTGATCCGTGCCTGCCTGAAAGGTGAGCTTGAAGGGGCAGAGCCGGTGGCTGATCTTTTCTCTGCGGTGCAATGTGCTGTGGCGCATTTGCAGGGGGCCTTTGCACTGGCGGTGATCAGTGAGGATGAAACGGATACCCTGATAGTGGCCCGTCAAGGTTCACCGTTAATGCTGGGTGTTGCAGACGATGGACATTATGCGGCATCGGACGCGTCGGCTTTGTTGTCGGTGACCAAGCGCATGATGTACCTGGAAAACGGCGACGTGGCCAAACTGACCCGCGATTCCATTTATCTGATAGACGCTAATGGCCAGCCGGTGGAGCGTGAGGTCGTTACTTCCAGCCTTTCTGCCAATGCGGTCGAACTGGGTGAGTTCAACCACTATATGCAGAAGGAGATCTTTGAACAGCCTCAGGCGCTGGGTAATACGCTTGAGATGATCAGTGGGGCGGGCAAGCTGGAGCCCGGTATTTTTGGCGCTGAGGCCGCTGAGGTGTTTCAGCAGGTAGATTCGGTACTGATTATTGCCTGTGGTACCTCCAGCTATGCGGGCATGACCGCGAAATACTGGATTGAGCAGGTGGCGGGCTTGCCATGCAATGTCGAGATTGCCAGTGAATATCGCTATCGGGTGAGTGTGGCCAACCCGCGCCATCTGGTGGTGGTGATTTCCCAATCCGGTGAAACGGCCGACACCTTTGCAGCGCTTGAACATGCCAAGGCGCAAGGGCATACGCACACGCTCGCGATCTGTAACGTGCCGGAATCCGCGATCGTGCGTGAAACCGCGCTGCGTTTTATTACCCGCGCAGGGCCGGAAATCGGCGTGGCCTCCACCAAGGCGTTCACCACTCAATTAAGCGCGCTTTTCCTGTTAACGCTACTACTGGCCAAGGCCAATCAGCGTTTGAGCGAACAGGACGAAAAGGCCTACCTTGATGAATTGCGCCATCTGCCGGTCGCAGTGGAAAACGTGTTGGCACTGGAACCCAGCATTAAGGCTTGGGCCAAGCATTTTGCCAACAAGCACCATGCTTTGTTTCTGGGGCGTGGTCGCCACTATCCGATTGCTTTGGAAGGTGCGCTTAAGCTGAAGGAAATCAGCTATATTCATGCGGAGGCCTATCCGGCTGGCGAGCTCAAGCATGGCCCGCTGGCGCTGGTGGACGCGGATATGCCGGTGGTGGTCGTGGCGCCTAATGATGAGTTGCTTGAAAAGCTCAAGGCCAATATGCAGGAAGTCAGCGCTCGGGGTGGTCAACTGTATGTGTTTGCCGATGGCGGCAGTCAGGTAACGATAAGTGACAACATCCATGTGCTGCAGATGCCCGAGCATTATGGCTTGCTGTCACCTGTATTGCATGTGGTGGCGCTACAGCTATTGTCTTACCATGTTGCTCTGGTTAAAGGGACTGACGTAGACAAGCCCCGTAACCTGGCCAAAAGTGTGACGGTGGAGTGA
- a CDS encoding glycosyltransferase family 2 protein gives MAQWWLSKQFSGKPFWHREPALQPGKPGDQLQFDLVGERPWPGWNMIELHVDEGAMYGVAIILVETRHKKFQLGIPVQPGKIAKRLVFIPLGVKRISLATSNASNTLKMKRLRWVWLTPWFAHDRLARRLSSIHPDYKGMGVSEVKRALHRESVARGCRWKSVALAEHTQTFMRASTQYSYTHWISNVEPDLCRLTENWLCFDKETFPTFAILLPLHEVEFERVGMAGLKQTLLSLMAQSYSKWEVSIALPATLNAKQVAAIRLLAHNICASAAYVSLCQQASLAALTRHAFIQSFGEGTLFLSPGDILAPQALSRVADAWLEAPSCQLFYADEDVVDNEERRSQPSFKPEWNPDLLLSTHYVGRMTVYKRRILWRLEVYQEIGGRVRSDMRRDDLDYARALRFLAWLSQRETSTVGAVKHLPWMLYHRHIAHHEADQKRSDHTPSLVEDWVQLVLPGCNARVSNGQLPFSAHVRWPLGERPPLVSLLVPTRDGVDILRPCVDRILQLTSYRHFELLILDNQSTCPQTLAYLADVEARDSRVRVLRWNHPFNYSAINNFGVRHANGDIIGMVNNDIEPINGDWLSEMVGQVLRPDIGCVGAKLYYPNGTLQHGGVILGLGGVAGHAHRFFPRQAEGYCGRLKLTQNLTAVTGACLLVRRDVFEEVGGLNEQKLAVTFNDVDLCLKVYKAGYRNLWTPYAELYHHESISRGADNTPKKRTRRLREMAYMRRTWSDLLNHDPAYNPNLTLAYEDFSLR, from the coding sequence GTGGCACAGTGGTGGTTGAGCAAGCAATTCTCCGGAAAGCCTTTCTGGCATCGTGAGCCTGCGCTTCAGCCTGGCAAGCCGGGGGATCAGTTACAATTTGATCTGGTTGGCGAGCGGCCCTGGCCAGGCTGGAATATGATTGAACTGCATGTTGATGAAGGTGCCATGTATGGCGTGGCTATCATTCTGGTAGAAACGCGCCACAAAAAGTTCCAACTGGGTATTCCTGTTCAGCCGGGGAAAATAGCTAAACGGCTTGTTTTCATACCTTTAGGTGTGAAGCGTATTTCACTGGCGACCTCTAATGCTTCAAATACCTTGAAGATGAAGCGCCTGCGTTGGGTGTGGCTGACGCCATGGTTTGCTCATGACCGGTTGGCGCGACGTTTATCAAGTATTCATCCTGATTACAAAGGCATGGGGGTTAGTGAGGTTAAACGCGCCTTGCACCGTGAATCTGTTGCGCGCGGCTGTAGGTGGAAGAGTGTGGCGCTGGCGGAACATACCCAGACTTTCATGCGTGCCAGTACCCAATATAGCTATACCCATTGGATTAGCAACGTTGAGCCAGATTTATGTCGATTGACTGAAAATTGGTTATGTTTCGATAAGGAGACTTTTCCTACATTCGCCATTCTTTTGCCTTTGCATGAAGTTGAGTTTGAGCGCGTTGGTATGGCGGGCCTTAAGCAAACACTGCTTTCGTTGATGGCTCAGAGTTATTCCAAGTGGGAGGTCAGCATTGCGCTTCCTGCTACGCTGAATGCCAAACAGGTAGCAGCCATTCGTCTGCTGGCTCACAATATATGCGCCAGCGCGGCCTATGTGAGCCTTTGTCAGCAAGCCTCGTTAGCTGCCTTGACGCGTCATGCATTTATTCAATCCTTTGGTGAAGGCACCTTGTTTTTATCGCCGGGTGATATTCTTGCACCGCAGGCACTTAGCCGTGTAGCGGATGCCTGGCTTGAAGCGCCGAGCTGCCAGCTGTTCTATGCCGATGAGGATGTTGTCGATAATGAAGAGCGGCGATCCCAGCCGTCCTTCAAGCCTGAATGGAATCCCGATCTGCTACTCTCGACCCATTACGTTGGCAGAATGACGGTCTATAAACGACGTATCTTATGGCGCCTTGAAGTTTATCAGGAGATCGGTGGGCGTGTGCGTAGTGATATGCGGCGTGATGATCTGGACTATGCTCGGGCATTGCGTTTTTTGGCTTGGCTGTCTCAACGGGAAACCTCGACAGTGGGAGCGGTCAAGCATTTACCCTGGATGCTGTATCATCGCCATATTGCTCATCATGAAGCAGACCAGAAGCGCTCGGATCATACGCCTTCACTGGTAGAAGACTGGGTACAGCTCGTTTTACCAGGATGTAATGCCAGGGTGAGTAATGGCCAGTTACCTTTCAGCGCTCATGTCCGCTGGCCCCTCGGTGAAAGGCCACCGCTGGTCAGCTTGTTGGTGCCTACCCGCGATGGTGTCGATATCCTCAGGCCCTGTGTTGATCGTATTCTGCAACTGACAAGCTATCGTCACTTCGAGCTTTTAATTCTTGATAACCAGAGCACTTGCCCGCAAACATTGGCTTATCTGGCTGATGTTGAAGCGCGAGATTCACGTGTCAGGGTATTGCGCTGGAATCATCCGTTTAACTATTCGGCGATTAATAATTTCGGTGTACGTCACGCTAATGGTGACATCATTGGCATGGTGAATAACGATATTGAGCCGATCAATGGCGATTGGTTGAGCGAGATGGTCGGGCAGGTATTACGCCCTGACATAGGCTGTGTCGGGGCAAAGCTGTATTACCCGAACGGAACCCTGCAGCACGGTGGCGTTATTCTTGGATTGGGTGGCGTGGCTGGCCATGCGCATCGCTTCTTCCCGCGTCAGGCGGAGGGTTATTGCGGCCGACTGAAACTGACCCAGAATCTGACGGCGGTTACCGGCGCCTGTCTTTTGGTGCGAAGGGACGTATTCGAAGAAGTGGGCGGGCTAAATGAGCAGAAACTGGCGGTTACCTTCAATGATGTGGACCTATGCCTGAAGGTTTACAAAGCGGGATATCGAAATCTGTGGACGCCCTATGCGGAACTTTATCATCATGAATCGATTTCGCGTGGGGCTGATAATACGCCTAAAAAGCGCACTCGAAGATTGAGGGAAATGGCTTATATGCGTCGAACCTGGAGTGATCTGTTGAATCATGATCCTGCCTATAACCCTAATCTTACCTTGGCTTATGAGGATTTTTCGCTGCGTTAG
- a CDS encoding glycosyltransferase family 1 protein, whose translation MRSERWLVLSDGARPTEDIYFLESAAPLLRAWEIDAGRLDVRGWRGFLAKKLMRRMWGVNLIICRSLPMLWIAWLQAHREQFGRVVYLIDDDIEAAANDVKLPEHYRRRMAGIARCQPDLLALCDEVVACSEKLAERFRARHGAVSVLTPPLIAALPYQTHLEQPPSSQTPWRIGFYGTRAHLGDLEHIAPGLENIQQQREDTALEVMLGQYTPKALRELPGVATPEPLPWPAFRRYQASHQVHIGLAPLLDSPFNQGKSFIKFLDIAAMGGVGIYSKRYPYTEIVRHAENGLLVEDDPVAWQAAIEELLDNPVATAEMARTAAADARRLGDPDHAADFWQRLGRK comes from the coding sequence GTGAGGAGTGAGCGCTGGTTAGTGTTAAGCGATGGGGCGCGGCCGACCGAGGATATCTACTTCCTTGAATCAGCCGCGCCCCTTTTGCGTGCGTGGGAAATAGACGCAGGGCGCCTGGATGTGCGCGGCTGGCGGGGCTTTCTGGCCAAGAAGCTGATGCGCAGGATGTGGGGTGTCAACCTGATTATCTGCCGTTCTTTACCGATGCTCTGGATCGCCTGGCTTCAGGCACACCGGGAGCAGTTCGGGCGTGTGGTGTATCTGATTGATGATGATATCGAAGCGGCGGCCAACGACGTTAAGTTGCCTGAGCATTATCGCCGGCGTATGGCAGGCATTGCCCGGTGCCAGCCTGATTTGCTGGCGCTGTGTGATGAGGTGGTTGCCTGTAGTGAAAAGCTGGCTGAGCGCTTTCGTGCGCGCCACGGGGCGGTCTCCGTGCTGACGCCGCCATTGATTGCTGCCTTGCCTTACCAGACACATCTTGAACAGCCGCCTTCATCGCAGACACCCTGGCGTATTGGTTTTTATGGCACCCGTGCCCACCTTGGTGACCTGGAGCATATTGCGCCTGGGTTAGAGAATATTCAGCAACAGCGGGAAGATACCGCGCTGGAGGTGATGTTGGGCCAATATACGCCCAAGGCGCTGCGTGAGCTGCCAGGTGTAGCAACCCCTGAGCCACTTCCCTGGCCTGCTTTTCGTCGCTATCAGGCCAGTCATCAGGTGCATATTGGGCTGGCGCCGCTGCTGGACTCGCCCTTCAACCAAGGCAAGTCGTTTATCAAGTTTCTGGATATAGCAGCCATGGGCGGGGTGGGGATCTATTCCAAGCGTTACCCTTACACTGAGATCGTCAGGCATGCTGAAAATGGGCTCCTGGTGGAGGATGACCCAGTCGCCTGGCAAGCCGCCATTGAGGAATTACTGGATAATCCTGTTGCGACCGCTGAAATGGCCCGCACCGCCGCTGCGGACGCCAGACGCCTGGGTGACCCAGACCACGCCGCAGATTTCTGGCAGCGTTTGGGGAGAAAATAA
- a CDS encoding phosphoadenylyl-sulfate reductase: MAFSAHHTEHALPVSGITRFEPSSAELAAANTALEQQPAEARVEWALEHLPGAFVLSSSFGIQSAVLLHLATRIKPDLPVLLVDTGYLFKETYQFIDTLTERLQLNLKVVTPQMSPARLETLYGKLWEQGAEGINGYNQLMKVTPMEQALEDLQVGTWFAGLRRQQSGSRQARPVVEQRQDGRYKVYPLIDWDNRDIHRYLTRHELPYHPLWEEGYVTVGDWHTSQPLRPGMQEEDTRFFGLQRECGLHV, from the coding sequence ATGGCGTTTTCCGCCCATCACACTGAACATGCATTACCTGTTTCTGGCATCACCCGTTTTGAGCCATCGTCCGCTGAGCTGGCTGCTGCTAATACAGCATTGGAACAGCAGCCTGCCGAGGCGCGGGTTGAGTGGGCGTTGGAACACCTGCCGGGGGCTTTTGTACTGAGTTCCAGCTTTGGTATCCAGTCAGCTGTTCTCTTGCATCTGGCGACTCGGATCAAGCCAGACCTGCCGGTGTTACTGGTGGACACCGGCTACCTGTTCAAAGAGACCTATCAGTTTATTGATACCCTCACTGAGCGCTTGCAGCTGAATCTGAAGGTCGTGACCCCACAGATGTCGCCCGCGCGGCTGGAAACCCTTTACGGCAAACTCTGGGAGCAGGGTGCCGAGGGGATTAACGGCTACAACCAGCTGATGAAGGTTACGCCTATGGAGCAGGCACTGGAAGATCTTCAGGTGGGCACCTGGTTCGCCGGGTTACGTCGCCAACAATCCGGTTCCCGTCAGGCCCGCCCGGTAGTAGAGCAGCGTCAGGATGGCCGCTATAAGGTCTACCCGCTGATTGACTGGGATAACCGCGATATCCACCGTTACCTGACCCGCCATGAGTTGCCCTACCACCCACTGTGGGAAGAAGGCTACGTGACCGTCGGCGACTGGCACACCAGCCAGCCCCTACGCCCCGGCATGCAGGAAGAAGATACCCGCTTCTTCGGCCTGCAGCGTGAATGTGGTTTGCATGTTTAG
- a CDS encoding transposase, whose amino-acid sequence MPRKPRVSLPGVPEHIIQRGNNRQVIFTSDEDMEAYAAWLQDYAKQFDVAVHAWVLMSNHVHLLCTPQTPNAVSQLMQFVGRRYVQYFNRRYQRSGTLWEGRFRSCLVQEESYLLQLYRYIELNPVRAGMVVDPADYRWSSYQGNGLGKRIKLLTPHPLYLTLGNTDEQRQQNYRELFRYQVEGKLLEDIRNASNKGLVLGNGRFVEEVEALTGKKLSEGKRGRPLGWRK is encoded by the coding sequence ATGCCAAGAAAGCCAAGGGTGTCATTGCCGGGAGTACCGGAACACATTATCCAGCGGGGCAATAACCGTCAGGTTATTTTTACCAGCGATGAGGATATGGAGGCTTATGCAGCCTGGTTACAGGATTATGCAAAGCAGTTTGATGTGGCAGTGCATGCCTGGGTGTTGATGAGTAATCACGTCCATCTGCTGTGCACTCCTCAAACACCGAATGCTGTTTCGCAATTAATGCAATTTGTTGGGCGTCGTTATGTTCAGTATTTCAACCGCCGTTATCAGCGTTCGGGGACCTTGTGGGAAGGGCGTTTCAGGTCTTGCCTGGTTCAGGAAGAATCCTATTTGTTACAGCTTTACCGTTATATCGAGCTAAACCCGGTTAGAGCAGGAATGGTGGTGGATCCCGCTGATTACCGCTGGTCAAGCTACCAAGGTAATGGTTTGGGAAAGCGAATAAAGCTGCTGACACCTCATCCGCTGTACCTGACGTTAGGCAACACAGACGAACAGCGGCAGCAAAATTATCGGGAGCTTTTCAGGTATCAGGTAGAGGGCAAGTTGTTGGAGGATATTCGAAATGCCTCAAACAAAGGGCTAGTGTTAGGCAATGGGCGTTTTGTTGAAGAAGTTGAAGCTCTTACCGGTAAAAAATTAAGTGAGGGTAAGCGTGGCAGACCGCTTGGGTGGCGGAAATAA
- a CDS encoding nucleotidyltransferase domain-containing protein — translation MTSRFGLSLGDIEKLQSVLARYPGIQKAVIYGSRAKGNYRASSDIDITLIGNLDWQAFNRLEMELDDLLLPYKIDLSIYDQIENNELRTHIQRVGKVLFSK, via the coding sequence ATGACTTCTCGCTTTGGCCTATCGCTCGGCGATATTGAAAAACTGCAATCCGTACTCGCACGGTACCCGGGCATTCAGAAGGCAGTGATTTATGGCTCACGTGCTAAGGGTAATTACCGTGCTTCGTCAGATATCGACATCACCTTGATAGGAAACTTGGATTGGCAGGCATTTAATCGCTTGGAAATGGAGCTTGATGACTTGCTGCTACCTTATAAAATTGATCTGTCTATCTACGATCAGATTGAGAACAATGAACTAAGAACGCATATCCAACGCGTCGGCAAGGTGCTGTTCTCTAAATAA
- the cysD gene encoding sulfate adenylyltransferase subunit CysD, with product MTSLTHLQRLEAESIQIMREVVAETDNPVMLYSVGKDSAVMLHLARKAFAPSPPPFPLMHVDTRWKFRAMYEFRDDMARDIGMELIVHINPEGVEKNVNPFTHGSAIHTEIMKTEGLKQALDKYGFDAAFGGARRDEEKSRAKERIFSFRTAQHRWDPKNQRPELWKIYNTRKHKGESIRVFPLSNWTELDIWQYIYLQNIPIVPLYYSAERPVVERDGTLIMVDDKRMPLEPGEVPMMRKVRFRTLGCYPLTGAIESEADTLPAIIQEMLLTNTSERQGRVIDNDSAASMEKKKQEGYF from the coding sequence ATGACATCCCTTACCCATTTACAACGTCTGGAGGCAGAAAGCATCCAGATCATGCGGGAAGTGGTCGCCGAGACCGATAATCCCGTGATGCTTTATTCTGTTGGCAAGGACAGTGCGGTCATGCTGCACCTGGCACGTAAGGCGTTTGCGCCTTCCCCGCCGCCTTTTCCGCTGATGCACGTCGATACGCGCTGGAAATTCCGTGCCATGTACGAATTCCGTGATGATATGGCGCGTGATATCGGCATGGAGCTGATTGTGCATATCAACCCTGAAGGGGTTGAGAAAAACGTCAATCCGTTTACCCATGGTTCGGCCATTCATACTGAAATCATGAAGACCGAGGGCCTCAAGCAGGCGCTGGATAAATACGGCTTTGATGCGGCCTTTGGGGGCGCCCGCCGCGACGAGGAGAAATCCCGCGCCAAAGAGCGTATTTTCTCTTTCCGTACCGCCCAGCATCGCTGGGACCCGAAAAACCAGCGCCCTGAGCTGTGGAAAATCTACAACACCCGCAAGCACAAGGGTGAGTCGATTCGCGTCTTCCCGCTGTCCAACTGGACGGAGCTGGATATCTGGCAGTATATCTATCTGCAGAACATTCCGATTGTGCCGCTTTACTACTCTGCCGAGCGTCCGGTAGTTGAACGTGATGGCACCCTGATCATGGTCGATGACAAGCGTATGCCGTTGGAGCCGGGCGAGGTGCCGATGATGCGCAAGGTGCGTTTTCGTACCCTGGGCTGCTACCCGCTGACCGGCGCCATTGAGTCGGAAGCCGACACGCTGCCGGCGATTATTCAGGAAATGCTGTTAACCAATACCTCAGAACGTCAGGGGCGCGTGATCGATAACGACAGCGCGGCCTCGATGGAGAAGAAAAAGCAGGAGGGCTACTTCTAA
- a CDS encoding helix-turn-helix domain-containing protein: protein MTKHLPPEKLNERRIKAVQLRLDGLTVVQACERTGLSAPTVSAAWKAFREGGWAAVPVQPRGRHKGQANVLAAALKATLWHRLYELPPVGEPGWNSADLAQYLEKAHGHPVSQRAVEHWWEEEHLKREAWPLGSLSKERSTRGRWYRQAVAPVFKQLNSAAQRWQGGVRHLSHPDGSLYQIYLHGSRGRLWMRCFRRPPVAEDYLTTLKALAANGPAALVFHGAALSAAPELTAWLAAQRDFWLVPVPADIGLVPGESVRAGSKSAVFNNRISNGCVSNNRASNNPDSNSKQVKR, encoded by the coding sequence ATGACTAAACATTTACCGCCTGAAAAGCTGAATGAGCGCCGCATCAAAGCGGTTCAGCTGCGCTTGGACGGTCTCACTGTAGTGCAGGCATGTGAACGCACGGGGCTTTCTGCACCAACGGTTTCTGCTGCCTGGAAAGCGTTTCGTGAAGGAGGATGGGCGGCGGTACCCGTTCAGCCTCGCGGTCGCCATAAAGGGCAGGCCAATGTGCTGGCGGCTGCATTGAAGGCAACGCTATGGCACCGCCTGTATGAGTTGCCACCTGTAGGCGAACCCGGTTGGAATAGTGCCGATCTGGCGCAGTACCTGGAAAAAGCGCATGGCCATCCGGTTAGCCAGCGCGCGGTGGAGCACTGGTGGGAGGAAGAGCATCTGAAGCGCGAGGCCTGGCCGCTGGGTTCCTTGAGCAAGGAGCGCTCAACACGTGGCCGCTGGTATCGCCAGGCGGTCGCCCCTGTGTTCAAACAGCTCAACAGCGCCGCGCAGCGCTGGCAAGGCGGGGTACGCCATCTGTCACATCCTGATGGCTCCCTCTATCAAATTTATTTACATGGTTCTCGTGGCCGGTTGTGGATGCGCTGTTTCAGGCGTCCGCCGGTGGCCGAGGATTATCTGACAACGCTGAAGGCACTGGCCGCCAATGGCCCGGCTGCGCTGGTGTTTCACGGTGCTGCCTTGAGCGCTGCCCCTGAGCTAACGGCGTGGCTGGCCGCTCAGCGGGATTTCTGGCTGGTGCCTGTACCCGCCGATATTGGCCTGGTGCCTGGCGAATCTGTTCGCGCTGGCTCAAAAAGTGCTGTTTTTAATAACCGTATTTCCAATGGCTGTGTTTCTAATAACCGGGCTTCCAACAACCCTGATTCCAATAGCAAGCAGGTAAAACGATGA